From a single Capsicum annuum cultivar UCD-10X-F1 chromosome 12, UCD10Xv1.1, whole genome shotgun sequence genomic region:
- the LOC107851746 gene encoding uncharacterized protein LOC107851746, which produces MLRSFTSQYFTRATLYPYYFSFVNNTNNIFQLPMENKHTKDMKDEQREGYCKEVAGDHYPSNSASDYILPHLLNLYASRAKAQDFEIYAPNATFEDPLMRAEGVKQIKSSFYSLGKIFSESRIVEYNVTEKEISPGNKEILIDNKQYYKFLGKDIHMISLIKLYTEGGKVVRHEDCWDKKPLRNRETVKVPLVGRMMEVSRRASMLLTHALMGFGKDPTM; this is translated from the exons ATGCTCCGCTCTTTCACATCACAGTATTTTACTCGAGCTACACTATACCCCTACTACTTTTCTTTtgtcaacaacaccaacaatataTTCCAACTCCCTATGGAAAATAAGCACACCAAAG ATATGAAGGATGAACAGAGAGAAGGTTACTGCAAGGAAGTGGCTGGTGATCATTATCCTTCAAATAGTGCTTCTGATTATATACTTCCTCATCTTCTCAACTT ATATGCATCACGCGCCAAGGCACAGGATTTTGAGATTTATGCTCCAAATGCAACGTTTGAAGATCCCCTTATGCGTGCAGAGGG GGTAAAGCAGATAAAATCGTCATTTTATTCGCTTGGGAAG ATCTTCAGTGAGTCGAGAATTGTGGAGTACAACGTCACAGAGAAAGAAATTTCTCCAGGAAATAAAGAG ATTTTAATTGACAACAAACAATATTACAAGTTCTTGGGGAAAGACATTCATATGATCTCACTGATCAAGTTGTATACTGAAGGAGGAAAGGTTGTTCGTCATGAAGATTG CTGGGATAAGAAACCTTTACGGAATAGGGAGACAGTGAAGGTACCACTTGTTGGGCGTATGATGGAGGTATCTCGTAGAGCTTCGATGCTTTTAACTCATGCGCTAATGGGGTTTGGAAAAGATCCCACCATGTAA